The DNA segment CGGTACCCGCGTCGCTCGAGCTCGGTGACGATGCCTTCCCCGCCGACGACGAGCACGAGCGCGCCCGGTTCGACGCGTTCGGCGAGGAGGTGCATCGCCGCCTGCGGCGAGGTCACGACGTCGGATGCCTCGACTTCGAGTCCGAGGTCGGTGAGGTGCCGCGCGACCGTCGCGTCGCTCCGCGAGGCGTTGTTCGTGACGTATCCGACCGCGTGCCCGGTCTTCGCCGCGTTGAGACTCTCGACGGCGTAGGGGATCGCGTGGGCCCCTTTGTAGACGACGCCGTCGAGGTCGGCGAGCACGGCGTCGACGCCCTCGAGGGGCGTCGCGGACTCAATCCTCGTGCGGAACAGCGCCATCGGCGTCGTCCTCGAGTTCGTCGAGCAGGGCTGCGACTTCGGGCTCGATCGCGTCGGCGGGGTCGCCCTCCTCGGATGCTTCGGATGCCTCGGATGCCTCCGACGACTCGCGCGCGTCGACGACGACCGGTGCATCCCCCACTCGTCGTCGATCTCGAAGACCTCGAACACTTCTTCGTCGGCGGGGCCCGCGAGCGCCTCTTCGGCTCGCTCCGCGAGCGCACGCCAGCGCTCGGCGTCTGCCGTGCGACCGAGCTCGTCGAGCACCTCGGCGTACGCCGAGAAGAGCGACGGGCTGTAACTGAACGCGCGCTCGGAGTCGAGCTGCGGGATCTCGAGCTCGGCGAGCGCGAGTTCGGGCTGACCCAGATCGAGTCGGGCACCCGACATCGCGATCGCGAGGCTCGCCTGCACGGCGGCCGGCAGTTCGGTACGGTCGATGGATCGTCCGAGCTCGAGGGCTCGGTCGGGGCGACCGACGCCGCGCTCGCTGTCGACCATGAGTGCGATCTGGTCGTTCTTCCCCGAGATGCGTCGGTACGTGCGGAGCTCGCGGAGGGCGAGTGCGAAGTCGCCCGTCTCGTATGCCGTGATCGCGAGCGTCTCCCGGACGACCGCGACCCGCCCGGCCCGTCGCCCGGCAGCGAGAGCGTGACGGTGCGCGAGCTCGGGGTCGCTCTCGAGGAAGAGCGCAGCAGCCGCAAGGTGTCGTGCGACGTCCTCCGCGTTGTCCTTACTGAGGGTCTTCAACTCGATCCGCGCCTCTTTCGCGAGGTCGCGGGCTTGAATGTCCTCAGGAAGGAAGGGGTCGTTGTGACGCGGACGTTCGAACGAGTGCCGGTCGTCATGCTCACGAGCACCGGATGATCCGCGGTCGCCGCCGTACGACGGACGCCCCTGGCGGCCGGTGCGCGAGTCGTACCGGCCCGCGCCGTCGGAGCGCCGCTCGCCGTCGTACCGCTTCCCGCCCTCCGGGCGCGAGCCCGAACCGTACCGGGGCCGGTCTTCGCCGTACCGGGGACGGTCGCCCGACGGCCGGTCGCCGCGCTGACCGCCGTCCGAACGACGCTGGCCGTCGTACCGCTTCCCGCCCTCCGGGCGCGAACCGCCCTCGTACCGACGCTGACCACCATCGGGCCGACGCTCTCCGCCGTCTCTACGCGGACCGTCGGAACGACGCTGGCCGCCCTGGTACCCGCGCTCACCGCCGTCCGAACGACGCTGGCCGTCGTACCGCTTCCCGCCCTCCGGGCGATTGCCGCTCCAACGGTCGGAACCTCCCTGCCGATCGCCCGAGGGCAGACCGCGGTCATCGCGGCGGGGCCGATCGGTCCGATCGCTCCGGTAGCCGCGGCCACCGAAGCGGTCGCCGCCGTTGCCTCGATCACTCCGAGCGCCGTCGCTCGGACGGTAGCCGCGCTCACCGGCCGGCCGGCCGGCCGGGTCGGAGCTGCGACCGCGAGCGCCGTATCCGCCGCCTTCTCGCTGAGGCCGACCGCCTCCCGCGCCACGATCACGGGGTGCACCTTCGCTCCCGGCACGCGACGAACTGCGGTTGGGACGGTCACCGGATCCCCGGGATTCGTCGCGCCGCTGAGGTCGCTCGTCGTCTCGGCCGCCGTTCGTGGAATCCGTCACTGTTCGTCCTGTCGTCTTCGGGAATCGCTCGACTCCACGGTACTGCTCGCCGTTGTGAGCGGCCTTAAATACGAATGGGCCACCCGTGTTGGGGTGGCCCATTCGTCAATGAATGTCCGGCGGTGTCCTACTCTCCCACAGGGTCGCCCCTGCAGTACCATCGGCGCTGCGAGTCTTAGCTTCCGGGTTCGGAATGTGTCCGGGCGTTTCCCTCGCGCTATGGCCGCCGAAACTCTAGAACCAACACGTCCCACAGGGTGGGGGTTGGTGGTCTCGGTGCACACACCCCCCGGTTCTTGTGTTTTGGGGTGTGTGGTTTCTGCTGTGCAGTTGTATGTGTGTTTCCGTCTGAAGGGAACCACAGAGTGGACGCGAGAAATCTTGGCCACCTACACACGCCTTACGAAAACTGTGTGGGTGTAGTGATTGTCAAGTTATCGGCGTATTAGTACCAGTCAGCTGCACACCTTGCGGTGCTTCCACATCTGGCCTATCAACCCAGTCGTCTACTGGGAGCCTTCACCCCGAAGGGATGGAAATCTCATCTTGAGGCCGGCTTCCCGCTTAGATGCTTTCAGCGGTTATCCATTCCGAACGTAGCTAACCAGCGGTGCTCCTGGCGGAACAACTGGCACACCAGAGGTTCGTCCAACCCGGTCCTCTCGTACTAGGGTCAGATCCTCTCAAATTTCCTGCGCGCGCAGAGGATAGGGACCGAACTGTCTCACGACGTTCTAAACCCAGCTCGCGTACCGCTTTAATGGGCGAACAGCCCAACCCTTGGGACCTACTCCAGCCCCAGGATGCGACGAGCCGACATCGAGGTGCCAAACCATGCCGTCGATATGGACTCTTGGGCAAGATCAGCCTGTTATCCCCGAGGTACCTTTTATCCGTTGAGCGACAGCGCTTCCACAAGCCACTGCCGGATCACTAGTCCCGACTTTCGTCCCTGCTCGACCTGTCAGTCTCACAGTCAAGCTCCCTTGTGCACTTACACTCGACACCTGATTGCCAACCAGGTTGAGGGAACCTTTGGGCGCCTCCGTTACTTTTTGGGAGGCAACCGCCCCAGTTAAACTACCCACCAGGCACTGTCCCTGAACCGGATCACGGTTCGAAGTTAGATATCCAGAGTGACCAGAGTGGTATTTCAACAACGACTCCACGAACACTAGCGTGCCCGCTTCAAAGTCTCCCACCTATCCTACACAAGCCACACCGAACACCAATACCAAGCTGTAGTAAAGGTCACGGGGTCTTTCCGTCCTTCTGCGCGTAACGAGCATCTTTACTCGTACTGCAATTTCGCCGAGTTCGCGGTTGAGACAGCTGGGAAGTCGTTACGCCATTCGTGCAGGTCGGAACTTACCCGACAAGGAATTTCGCTACCTTAGGATGGTTATAGTTACCACCGCCGTTTACTGGGGCTTAACTTCTCAGCTTCGCAACCGAAGTCGCTAACCGTTCCGCTTAACCTTCCAGCACCGGGCAGGCGTCAGTCCGTATACATCGTCTTGCGACTTGGCACGGACCTGTGTTTTTAGTAAACAGTCGCTTCCCACTGGTCTCTGCGGCCACCACACCCTTTCCGGAGCACGTCCGTATAAGTGGATGGCCCCCCTTCTCCCGAAGTTACGGGGGCATTTTGCCGAGTTCCTTAACCACGATTCTCTCGATCTCCTCGGTATTCTCTACCTGACCACCTGAGTCGGTTTGGGGTACGGGCGGCTAGAACCTCGCGTCGATGCTTTTCTCGGCAGCATAGGATCACCCACTTTTCATCCGCGTCACGTCTCAGCCTGTATGAGCGACGGATTTGCCTATCGCTCGGCCTACACGCTTGCCCCGGGACAACCATCGCCCGGGCTGGGCTACCTTCCTGCGTCACACCTGTTAATACGCTCACCGCACCAGACCGGGTCCCACGCTCCACCACCCGGCGCCTCCCGAAGGAGACTATGAGTGGTATCGGATGGTTAGCATTACTGGATTGGTGTGGGCGGTTCTTCGCCGGTACGGGAATATCAACCCGTTGTCCATCGACTACGCCTGTCGGCCTCGCCTTAGGTCCCGACTTACCCAGGGCAGATTAGCTTGACCCTGGAACCCTTGGTCTTTCGGAGGACGGGTTTCTCACCCGTCTTTCGCTACTCATGCCTGCATTCTCACTCGTGTACCGTCCACGGCTGGTTTCCACCGCCGCTTCACCCGGCACACGACGCTCTCCTACCCATCCACACGACTGGACCACGAAGGCCTATCGAATTGTGCGAATGCCACGACTTCGGTGGCGTGCTTGAGCCCCGTTACATTGTCGGCGCGGAATCACTTGACCAGTGAGCTATTACGCACTCTTTCAAGGGTGGCTGCTTCTAAGCCAACCTCCTGGTTGTCTGTGCAACTCCACATCCTTTCCCACTTAGCACGCGCTTAGGGACCTTAGTCGGTGGTCTGGGTTGTTTCCCTCTCGACGATGAAGCTTATCCCCCACCGTCTCACTGCTGCGCTCTCACTTACCGGCATTCGGAGTTTGGCTGACGTCAGTAACCTGTTGGGGCCCATCGGCCATCCAGTAGCTCTACCTCCGGCAAGAAACACGCAACGCTGCACCTAAATGCATTTCGGAGAGAACCAGCTATCACGAAGTTTGATTGGCCTTTCACCCCTATCCACAGCTCATCCCCTCCATTTTCAACTGAAGTGGGTTCGGTCCTCCACGACGTCTTACCGTCGCTTCAACCTGGCCATGGATAGATCACTTCGCTTCGGGTCTAGGACCTGCGACTGAATCGCCCTATTCAGACTCGCTTTCGCTACGGCTCCCCCACACGGGTTAACCTCGCCACAGATCACTAACTCGCAGGCTCATTCTTCAAAAGGCACGCTGTCACCAGAATCACACTGGCTCCAACGGTTTGTAAGCAAACGGTTTCAGGTACTATTTCACTCCCCTCCCGGGGTACTTTTCACCTTTCCCTCACGGTACTTGTCCGCTATCGGTCATCTGGGAGTATTTAGGCTTACCAGGTGGTCCTGGCAGATTCACACGGGATTTCTCGGGCCCCGTGCTACTTGGGATCCCTCTCCGGGCCGCACACGATTTCGACTACGGGACTCACACCCACTCCGGTCCGGCTTTCAATCCGGTTCGTCTATCGCATACGCGTCACCGTGACTGCACGGCAGTACAGTCCGAAAGGTCCCACAACCCCGACCATGCAACCCCTGCCGGGTATCACACATGACCGGTTTGGCCTGATCCGCGTTCGCTCGCCACTACTTACGGAATCACGGTTGTTTTCTCTTCCTGTGGGTACTGAGATGTTTCACTTCCCCACGTTCCCTCTACCCGCCCTATACATTCAGGCGGGAGTCACCAGGTCACCCAAAGGGCCTGGCGGGGTTTCCCCATTCGGAAATCCTCGGATCACAGCTCGTTTATCAACTCCCCGAGGCTTATCGCAGATTACGACGTCCTTCTTCGGCTCCAGATGCCAAGGCATCCACCGTTTGCTCTTAGAAACTTGAAATCACATGAGTTCAGAAACCACCAACCCCGAAGGGCCGGCGGTGACCAATGATAAGTCGGACACAACCCCGAAGAGTCGCGTCCTACAAATCTTGTGATCGATGTCCCCGAAGGAACATCAATCTAAGATGCTCGCGTCCACTATGTAGTTCTCAACAGACGGCCAGAACCCCCACCCCCACCAGCATGAAGCCGGCTTTCGTGAAGGCCTGCGAAGTCCAAACCCACCACCCGCAGGAATCTTCATCCCCACCCGGTGGCGGCGCCCGGTCCCTCAGGACCCAACAGCGTGCACGCACCCAACCCGCCGGCCCCCACCGTTCCAACCGGCGAACCGGCGTACTAGACGAAAACCCTTGGCTTGGATGCCTATGTCAATGTTCCACCCATGAGCACCCAGCGAAACACGAACGGTTTCGATCTGGGACTCCTGGAACCAGCAAACCTGGTCCAGTGCTCCTTAGAAAGGAGGTGATCCAGCCGCACCTTCCGGTACGGCTACCTTGTTACGACTTAGTCCTAATCACCGATCCCACCTTCGACGGCTCCCTCCACAAGGGTTAGGCCACCGGCTTCGGGTGTTACCGACTTTCATGACTTGACGGGCGGTGTGTACAAGGCCCGGGAACGTATTCACCGCAGCGTTGCTGATCTGCGATTACTAGCGACTCCGACTTCATGAGGTCGAGTTGCAGACCTCAATCCGAACTGAGACCGGCTTTTTGGGATTCGCTCCGCCTTACGACATCGCAGCCCTTTGTACCGGCCATTGTAGCATGCGTGAAGCCCAAGACATAAGGGGCATGATGATTTGACGTCATCCCCACCTTCCTCCGAGTTGACCCCGGCAGTCTCACATGAGTCCCCACCATAACGTGCTGGCAACATGCGACGAGGGTTGCGCTCGTTGCGGGACTTAACCCAACATCTCACGACACGAGCTGACGACAACCATGCACCACCTGTAACCGAGTGTCCAAAGAGTTGACCATTTCTGGCCCGTTCTCGGTCATGTCAAGCCTTGGTAAGGTTCTTCGCGTTGCATCGAATTAATCCGCATGCTCCGCCGCTTGTGCGGGCCCCCGTCAATTCCTTTGAGTTTTAGCCTTGCGGCCGTACTCCCCAGGCGGGGCGCTTAATGCGTTAGCTACGACACGGAAACCGTGGAAAGGTCCCCACATCTAGCGCCCAACGTTTACGGCGTGGACTACCAGGGTATCTAATCCTGTTCGCTCCCCACGCTTTCGCTCCTCAGCGTCAGTAAGTGCCCAGAGACCTGCCTTCGCCATCGGTGTTCCTCCTGATATCTGCGCATTCCACCGCTACACCAGGAATTCCAGTCTCCCCTACACCACTCAAGTCTGCCCGTACCCACTGCAGGCTAGAGGTTGAGCCTCTAGATTTCACAGCAGACGCGACAAACCGCCTACGAGCTCTTTACGCCCAATAATTCCGGACAACGCTCGGACCCTACGTATTACCGCGGCTGCTGGCACGTAGTTAGCCGGTCCTTTTTCTGCAAGTACCGTCACCCCAAAGGGCTTCTTCCTTACTAAAAGCGGTTTACAACCCGAAGGCCGTCATCCCGCACGCGGCGTTGCTGCATCAGGCTTTCGCCCATTGTGCAATATTCCCCACTGCTGCCTCCCGTAGGAGTCTGGGCCGTGTCTCAGTCCCAGTGTGGCCGGTCACCCTCTCAGGCCGGCTACCCGTCGACGCCTTGGTGAGCCATTACCTCACCAACAAGCTGATAGGCCGCGAGTCCATCCCAAACCGAAAAACTTTCCACCAAGAATCATGCGATCCAAGGTCCTATCCGGTATTAGCTCCGATTTCTCGGGGTTATCCCAGAGTCCAGGGCAGGTTACTCACGTGTTACTCACCCGTTCGCCACTAATCCCCAGGAGCAAGCTCCCAGTTCATCGTTCGACTTGCATGTGTTAAGCACGCCGCCAGCGTTCGTCCTGAGCCAGGATCAAACTCTCCAAAAAAAAAGATTCCCAACCAACCCAAAAAAGCCGGCCGAGGAGTTTGATCTCTGACAGAAAAAACAACTGACTCCAAAGAATCAAAATTGTCCATCAATCAAAGGAATCCCACCCGGCAAAACCGGGTCGGGGTTCAAAAAATTGGCATTGAACATAGTGCACGCTGTTGAGTTCTCAAGAAACGGACGCCCCCGCCTCCACACCAGAAAAACCAGCGCTTCACAACAGGGAACCAAACATTTCCACCACCCGGCCATCCCAACCAAGGGACGCATCCGGACGCTTCAAACACCCGAGCAAAACACCACTCGACATGTTCGGAACCATCACCACTTGAGAACCAAGCAACGGAGAAGAGAAGAACCTCTCTCAACGCTCCCGGCCCTGTGGGGCAACAGATGAATACTTTACGCACACCCCCACCACCCACGCAAACCCACCCCACACCCCGGGCGTGTCGCACCACCACCACACCACAAAACCCCAGAACAACCCGCAAAAACTTCCTTCAGCTCCCCGACGCCCCTCGGCTTCGCCCGTCCGCCCACTCCCGCACGATCACGCCCAGTCGGCGGTGTCGCTTCCCCAGGCATGCGGCGGAGTCATCCATTCATCGTCGCTCCCGACATAGCCCGCTGCCGGACGCGGCACGACGACATCGCCGGCGGATCCGACGAGATGCTGCGCCTCGGCGACGCGATCGTCATCGCCGAGCTCGCCGGCGGGCGAACGATCGGGCGTTCGCGGGCCCCCAAGGAGTTCGGCCGCGGTGCGCCGAAGCGACATGCGGACGCCGCGAGCGTCTGTCGCGCCCCGTCCGTCGAGCACCGTCGTCACCGCGGCGGCGAGCAGGTACCCGGTCGCGTGGTCGAGCGCCTGCACGGGCAGCGCGCCCGGACGCTCGCCGTCGGGCGACTCGATCCAGGCGATGCCGCTCTCGGCCTGGACGAGACTGTCGAATCCGGCACGTTCCGCCTCGCCTGGGCCGAACCCCCACGCGCTCAACTGCGCGATGACGAGGGACGGATGTCTCGCAGCGAGCGTGCGCGGATCGAGTCCGAGCCGCTCGAGCGACGCCGGCCGATATCCGAGCACGAGCACGTCCGCCGCCGCGAGCAGGTCGTCGAAGCGGCGGCGATCCGACCGTGACCGCAGGTCGAGAAGCGCGGAGCGCTTGCCTGCGCCGCTATCAAGGTGCTGCCATCCGATCTCGGCGGGTTCGGGCGGGTCGATCCGAAGCACCTCGGCGCCGAAGAGCCCCAGCGTTCGGGTTGCGACGGGCCCCGCGATCACGCGGGTGAGATCGAGCACGCGGATGCCGTCGAGCGGGCGCCCCACCGGGCGGGACGCCCCGAGCGGCCGGCGATCGGATGTCTCGGAGTCGACGAGTTCGATGAGCGGCGCAGCCGCGCGAGCGGCGGTGTCTGCGGGATCTTCTCGGCTCACCACCACGCAGAGTCCGCCGGCCGCGGTGACGTCGGCCGAGACATCCGCCGCAGTTCGCGACTCGAGCGCCGACGCGAGTGCTGCACCTTCGGCGTCGGCAGAGAGGCCGAGCACCCGACGGAGCGCGGCAGCATGATGCGGATAGTTCGCGTGGGTGCGGACCCAGCCGTCGGAGGTCTGCCAGAAGCCCGACAGGGGCGCCCAGGCAGCGGGGCGCACGCCGTCGATCGCGAAGACGCGTTCGCTCCCGAACGCCGTTGCGATGCGAGCACCGCTCAGCCGAAGAGCCGGGACGCGCTCGCCGCCGGCCGCGATCGCCGCCGCAAAGCTCGCCGCCGCGACCGAGTCGGCAGCGAGCCCGGCGACGTCGAGTCGCGCGGGCAGCGGCGGCTCGGGCAGCGCCCCGACGAGCGCGAGTTCGCTCTCGTCACGGCCGAGCTCTCGCCACGCGCGCGCCAGGACACGTCGTGGGTCGAAAGCCGCGGCCGTGGCATCCGTGCCGTCCATGCGGTCAGGCTAACCGTCACGCGGGCTGCGCGCCGCAGCCACCCGCGAACCCGTGGCCTCTCGCGAGGCCACGGGCCGGGAACTCAGGAGACGAAGACGCCCGCGAGGGTCTTCTTGCCGCGGCGGAGCACGGCGAGGGCGCCCGACCCGGCGAAGTCGGCGAGCGTCGCCGACTCGTCGTCGACGCGACGGTTGTCGATCGAGACGCCGCCCTGCTTGATCGCGCGACGGCCCTCGCTGAGGCTCGCGACGAGACCGGTGTCGACAAGGAGCTGCGCGACGGGCGCGTCGGCCGCGGCCGTCGTGTTGGGGAGCTCTTCGAACGCCGACGCGAGCGTCGCGCGATCGAGCGACGCGAGGTCGCCCTGCCCGAAGAGGGCCTGCGAGGCCGCGATGACCGACGCCGTGGCATCCGCCCCATGGACGAGGGTCGTGACCTCTGACGCGAGCACGCGCTGGGCCTCGCGCTTGAACGGCTCCGCCTCGACGAGTGCGGCGAGCTCTTCGATGCGCGCGCGGCTGAGGAACGTGAAGACCTTGAGCCGGTCGATCACGTCGGCGTCGTCGGTGTTGAGCCAGAACTGGTAGAAGCGGTACGGGCTGCACATCTCGGGGTCGAGCCAGATCGCGTTGCCCTCGCTCTTGCCGAACTTCGTGCCGTCGGAGTTCGTGATGAGCGGCGTGCCGATCGCGTGCGCCGAGACGCCCTCGACGCGATGGATGAGGTCGGTGCCGCTCGTGAGGTTGCCCCACTGGTCGCTGCCGCCCGTCTGCAGGACGCAGCCGTACAGTCGGTAGAGCTCGAGGAAGTCGAAGCCCTGGAGGATCTGGTAGCTGAACTCGGTGTACGAGATGCCCGCGTCGGAGTTCAGGCGCGAGGCGACCGCGTCCTTCTTCAGCATCGTGCCGACGCGGTAGTGCTTGCCGATCTCGCGCAGGAAGTCGATCGCGCTGAGTCCGGCCGTCCAGTCGAGATTGTTGACGAGGCGCACGGCGTTCTCGCCCTCGGCCGACAGGAAGCGGGACACCTGGGCCTGCAGGTACCCGACCCACTCGGCAACGGTCTCTTTCGTGTTGAGCGTGCGCTCGGCCGTCGGGCGGGGGTCGCCGATGAGTCCGGTCGATCCGCCGACGAGGCCGAGCGGCTTGTGGCCCGCGAGCTGGAGCCGGCGCAGCACGAGGAGCTGCACGAGGTTGCCGAGGTGCAGGCTCGGCGCGGTCGGGTCGAACCCGCAGTAGTACGTGATCGGCTCGCCCGCGAGGAGCTCTTTGAGCGCAGTCTGGTCGGTCGAGACGTGGACGAGGCCGCGCCAGACGAGCTCCTCCCAGACGTCTTCGAAGGAGGCGTCGTTCTGCTGGGTCGCGAGGATCACGGGGTCTGACACCCCGCAAGAGTATCAGCGGAATGATTCACGACTCACCCTTAACTCATCGGTGATTAATACTGTATGCTTACATCAAGCGCAATGAAGTCGGCAGGGTGAAGCGCAGGAAGGGGCACGATGATCGTCCTCACCGCGGATCAGGTCTCGAGTCGCACGAGCGCCGACCTCGCCGGCCTCGAACGCGACCGCATCCAACTCGAGCACGGCGACCGCCTGCTCCTGCCCGTCGCGCGCAACGCAGGCGACGAGATCCAGATGCTCACGGCCGACGCGCGCACCGCCGTCGACCTCGTCCTCGAGCTCACGCGCGACGGCGAATGGAGCGTCGGCGTCGGCGTCGGCTCGGTACGAGAACCGTTGCCCGAAGACATCCGGGAGGCCAGCGGCGACGCGTTCTTCGCCGCCCGCGACGCCGTCGATCGCGCGAAGAAGAGCACACCGCGAGTCGCGATCGAAGCCGACTCCCCCGACACCGCCCACGTCGAAGCGCTCTTCCGCCTCGCGCTCATCCT comes from the Agromyces protaetiae genome and includes:
- a CDS encoding CoA transferase yields the protein MDGTDATAAAFDPRRVLARAWRELGRDESELALVGALPEPPLPARLDVAGLAADSVAAASFAAAIAAGGERVPALRLSGARIATAFGSERVFAIDGVRPAAWAPLSGFWQTSDGWVRTHANYPHHAAALRRVLGLSADAEGAALASALESRTAADVSADVTAAGGLCVVVSREDPADTAARAAAPLIELVDSETSDRRPLGASRPVGRPLDGIRVLDLTRVIAGPVATRTLGLFGAEVLRIDPPEPAEIGWQHLDSGAGKRSALLDLRSRSDRRRFDDLLAAADVLVLGYRPASLERLGLDPRTLAARHPSLVIAQLSAWGFGPGEAERAGFDSLVQAESGIAWIESPDGERPGALPVQALDHATGYLLAAAVTTVLDGRGATDARGVRMSLRRTAAELLGGPRTPDRSPAGELGDDDRVAEAQHLVGSAGDVVVPRPAAGYVGSDDEWMTPPHAWGSDTADWA
- the tyrS gene encoding tyrosine--tRNA ligase, which gives rise to MSDPVILATQQNDASFEDVWEELVWRGLVHVSTDQTALKELLAGEPITYYCGFDPTAPSLHLGNLVQLLVLRRLQLAGHKPLGLVGGSTGLIGDPRPTAERTLNTKETVAEWVGYLQAQVSRFLSAEGENAVRLVNNLDWTAGLSAIDFLREIGKHYRVGTMLKKDAVASRLNSDAGISYTEFSYQILQGFDFLELYRLYGCVLQTGGSDQWGNLTSGTDLIHRVEGVSAHAIGTPLITNSDGTKFGKSEGNAIWLDPEMCSPYRFYQFWLNTDDADVIDRLKVFTFLSRARIEELAALVEAEPFKREAQRVLASEVTTLVHGADATASVIAASQALFGQGDLASLDRATLASAFEELPNTTAAADAPVAQLLVDTGLVASLSEGRRAIKQGGVSIDNRRVDDESATLADFAGSGALAVLRRGKKTLAGVFVS
- a CDS encoding DNA-binding protein, encoding MIVLTADQVSSRTSADLAGLERDRIQLEHGDRLLLPVARNAGDEIQMLTADARTAVDLVLELTRDGEWSVGVGVGSVREPLPEDIREASGDAFFAARDAVDRAKKSTPRVAIEADSPDTAHVEALFRLALILRERRSEQGWEVYDRLVAGASQSEIADALGVSAPAISARVKSANIRAELDAVPALARLLAQLDASTGARHA